The Malus sylvestris chromosome 12, drMalSylv7.2, whole genome shotgun sequence genome contains a region encoding:
- the LOC126591887 gene encoding kinesin-like protein KIN-14I: MATEQVLPFSIASVVECVLQKHGSRLNDIDLASRKAEEASLRRYEAARWLRKTVGVVGGKDLPAEPSEEDFRLGLRSGIILCNVLNKVQPGAVPKVVEGPCDSVIIPDGAALSAYQYFENVRNFLVSVEEMGLPTFEASDLEQGGKSARIVNCVLALKSYSEWKQGGAIGSWKYCGALKPTTCGKYFVRKNSEPFSNSFPMTLSWGEKSHDSLSSEDLNEASSSHSLHALVREVLSDKRQEDIPIIVENMLSKVMEEFEHRLASQGELMKTASRDMMLSGPDRPLSDCASECASGDMKIEEKASSETKEEEIYNQSEGSKSQSLKQITLVDRQQKDIQELKHTLYDTKAGMKLLQMRYQQEFNNLGKHLHGLASAATGYQKVLEENRKLYNQVQDLKGNIRVYCRVRPFLPGQSNRASTYDHIDDRSLKIITPSKYGKEGRKSFTFNKVFGPFSTQEEVFSDTQPLIRSVLDGYNVCIFAYGQTGSGKTFTMTGPKEITEESRGVNYRALSDLFYLSEQRKDTICYEISVQMLEIYNEQVKDLLAVEGSSKRLEIRNSSQNGINVPEANLVPVSSTSDVIYLMNLGHKNRSVSATAMNDRSSRSHSCLTVHIHGRDLTSGSILRGCMHLVDLAGSERVDKSEVTGDRLKEAQHINKSLSALGDVIASLAQKNAHVPYRNSKLTQLLQDSLGGQAKTLMFVHISPEPDALGETLSTLKFAERVSTVELGAARVNKDGADVKELKEQIAILKAALARKESEGAQAQLKYSQSMSPERSRIKSAGSSPLHSNRKSTGDLAGARRQTADDFGNIEVRKNTTLKPKRRSLDPQDMMMHARSPPWPPACNQGLNSKEESDKDSVLSGDWVDKVMVNKHEGANREENLLGSWDMDNRQLPEMFGPSSLPDPPKLYMEQHFGKLTASKEDSQDYDVQRSRNEMANTDDSDDQLDAATSDCSEPDMLWQQNLPKPTSLPNGLRAKAKKTNSRPIRSPETRSMIPSLIPSPSRKPPNGVSQPLHRTLSGRSGEGKRRPGSAK, from the exons ATGGCGACGGAGCAAGTCTTGCCGTTCTCCATAGCTTCTGTGGTTGAATGCGTTCTTCAGAAGCATGGGAGTCGTTTAAACGATATCGACTTGGCTTCTAGGAAGGCCGAGGAAGCAT CGTTGAGAAGGTATGAAGCAGCAAGGTGGCTAAGAAAGACCGTTGGCGTCGTTGGGGGTAAAGATTTGCCGGCTGAGCCTTCGGAAGAGGATTTCCGCCTCGGATTGCGCAGTGGAATAATCCTCTGCAATGTTCTCAACAAAGTTCAACCCGGAGCTGTGCCGAAG GTAGTTGAAGGCCCTTGTGACTCCGTTATTATTCCCGATGGGGCGGCTTTGTCAGCGTATCAGTACTTCGAAAATGTCAGGAACTTCCTTGTGTCTGTTGAGGAAATGGGGCTTCCAACCTTTGAAGCCTCGGATTTGGAACAG GGAGGGAAATCCGCAAGGATTGTGAACTGCGTTCTAGCATTGAAATCATACTCTGAGTGGAAACAAGGAGGTGCAATTGGATCGTGGAAATATTGTGGAGCTTTGAAACCAACTACCTGCGGGAAATACTTCGTGCGAAAAAATTCAGAACCCTTTTCAAATTCCTTTCCAATGACCTTATCATGGGGCGAAAAGTCCCACGATAGTTTGTCCAGTGAAGATCTCAATGAAGCA AGTTCCTCTCATTCTTTACATGCGCTAGTCCGTGAAGTGCTTTCAGACAAGAGGCAAGAAGACATACCAATC ATTGTGGAAAATATGCTGAGTAAAGTCATGGAGGAGTTTGAGCATCGGTTAGCAAGCCAAGGCGAACTG ATGAAAACAGCTTCCAGAGATATGATGTTGTCCGGCCCTGATAGACCTCTTTCGGACTGTGCCTCTGAATGTGCTTCTGGTGATATGAAG ATTGAAGAGAAAGCTTCCTCTGAAACCAAAGAGGAGGAAATATACAACCAAAGCGAGGGATCGAAAAGTCAGTCTTTAAAGCAGATAACGTTGGTTGATCGACAACAGAAAGACATCCAG GAATTGAAACATACTCTATACGATACAAAAGCAGGAATGAAGCTTCTACAAATGAGGTACCAGCAGGAGTTCAACAACCTAG GCAAGCACCTCCATGGTTTGGCTTCTGCAGCGACAGGATATCAGAAGGTTCTTGAAGAAAATCGCAAGTTATACAATCAAGTGCAGGATTTGAAAG GAAATATAAGGGTATACTGTCGAGTGCGGCCCTTCTTGCCTGGGCAATCAAATCGGGCCAGTACTTATGATCACATAGATGACAGAAGTCTTAAAATTATCACTCCCTCCAAATATGGCAAAGAGGGAAGGAAATCTTTCACTTTCAACAAAGTTTTTGGTCCCTTTTCAACCCAAG AGGAGGTGTTTTCAGATACGCAGCCTCTGATTCGGTCTGTTCTCGATGGTTACAATGTCTGTATATTTGCTTATGGCCAAACGGGATCAGGGAAAACTTTTACAATG ACTGGACCGAAGGAGATTACAGAGGAAAGTCGAGGTGTAAATTACAGAGCACTCAGTGATTTATTTTATCTATCAGAACAGAGAAAGGACACCATTTGTTACGAAATTTCTGTTCAGATGCTTGAAATTTACAATGAGCAAGTCAAGGATCTCCTTGCGGTGGAGGGTTCTAGCAAACG ATTAGAAATTCGCAACAGCTCTCAAAACGGAATTAATGTACCTGAGGCGAACCTTGTTCCTGTATCATCGACTTCTGATGTTATATATTTGATGAACCTTGGGCATAAGAATCGTTCAGTGAGTGCCACAGCCATGAATGACAGGAGTAGTAGGTCGCACAG TTGCTTGACAGTACATATTCACGGAAGAGACCTGACGTCAGGAAGTATTCTTCGGGGTTGTATGCATCTAGTTGACTTGGCAGGAAGTGAGAGAGTTGACAAATCTGAGGTGACGGGAGACAGGTTAAAGGAGGCACAACATATTAACAAATCTCTCTCAGCTTTAGGAGATGTCATTGCCTCTCTTGCTCAAAAGAACGCACACGTTCCTTACAGAAACAGTAAACTTACACAGCTACTCCAAGACTCACTCG GAGGGCAAGCAAAGACGCTCATGTTTGTTCATATCAGCCCTGAGCCTGACGCTCTCGGAGAAACACTTAGTACACTCAAATTTGCAGAAAGAGTTTCCACAGTTGAACTTGGTGCTGCTCGAGTTAACAAAGACGGTGCAGATGTAAAAGAACTCAAAGAACAG ATTGCTATACTTAAGGCAGCCTTAGCAAGGAAGGAAAGCGAGGGAGCGCAAGCGCAACTTAAATATTCTCAATCCATGAGCCCAGAAAGATCTAGAATCAAGTCTGCTGGGTCTTCCCCTTTGCATTCTAATCGGAAAAGCACTGGAGATTTGGCCGGGGCTCGCAGGCAAACAGCAGATGATTTTGGAAACATAGAG GTTCGCAAAAACACTACATTGAAGCCAAAAAGGCGAAGTTTAGATCCTCAAGATATGATGATGCATGCGCGTTCGCCTCCCTGGCCACCTGCTTGTAATCAAGGACTAAATTCAAAGGAGGAATCCGATAAGGATTCAGTACTTTCTGGAGATTGGGTTGATAAGGTCATGGTGAACAAACACGAAGGTGCAAATAGAGAAGAGAATCTATTAGGAAGTTGGGATATGGACAATAGACAGTTGCCGGAGATGTTTGGACCGAGTAGCCTTCCTGACCCTCCGAAGTTGTACATGGAACAACACTTTGGAAAATTAACGGCGAGCAAAGAGGACAGCCAAGACTATGATGTACAAAGGAGTCGGAATGAGATGGCCAATACCGATGATTCTGATGATCAGCTTGATGCTGCAACAAGTGATTGTTCAGAGCCAGACATGCTTTGGCAACAAAACCTTCCGAAACCTACCAGCCTTCCAAATGGACTGAGagcaaaagcaaagaaaactAATTCGAGGCCAATAAGGAGCccggaaactag GAGTATGATTCCATCGTTGATTCCTTCGCCATCACGGAAACCACCCAATGGAGTTAGTCAGCCTCTGCACAGGACCTTAAGTGGAAGGTCCGGTGAAGGGAAACGAAGGCCTGGGAGTGCAAAGTGA
- the LOC126593896 gene encoding probable protein phosphatase 2C 5, which translates to MSQIEVSAMKSPLTPLATLIGRELRGEKVEKPYLKYGQAGLAKKGEDYFLIKTDCQRIHSDPSTSFSVFAIFDGHNGISAAIFTKENLLANVLSAIPQGTSRDEWLQALPRALVAGFVKTDIEFQQKGETSGTTVTFVVIDDWTVTVASVGDSRCILDTQGGVVSLLTVDHRLEENEEERERVTASGGEVGRLNIFGGNEVGPLRCWPGGLCLSRSIGDTDVGEYIVPIPHVKQVKLSNAGGRLIIASDGIWDALSSDMAAKSCRGLPAELAAKLVVKEALRSRGLKDDTTCVVVDIIPSGHTVLPPPPIKKPNMLASLIFGKKNQNSMNKTNKLSAIGVVEELFEEGSAMLDERLGKDSPLNANSGIFRCAVCQVDQPQVEGLSVNSAPFFSPASKPWEGPFLCAKCQNKKDAMEGKRLTRPTVVL; encoded by the exons ATGAGCCAGATTGAAGTATCGGCGATGAAATCTCCTCTCACTCCACTTGCGACTCTGATTGGTCGTGAGCTTAGGGGTGAGAAAGTTGAGAAACCTTATTTGAAGTATGGGCAGGCTGGTTTGGCGAAGAAAGGAGAAGATTACTTTCTTATAAAAACCGATTGCCAAAGAATTCATTCGGATCCGTCAACATCATTTTCTGTCTTTGCG ATTTTTGATGGGCATAATGGTATATCAGCTGCTATTTTTACCAAGGAGAATTTATTGGCTAATGTTTTGAGTGCCATTCCTCAAGGAACCAGTAGGGATGAATGGCTGCAAGCCCTTCCTCGGGCGCTGGTTGCAGGATTTGTCAAAACTGATATAGAATTTCAACAGAAAG GGGAAACTTCTGGTACAACTGTGACTTTTGTTGTGATTGATGATTGGACTGTGACTGTTGCATCTGTTGGGGATTCACGATGTATATTAGACACCCAGGGAGGTGTTGTTTCACTCTTAACTGTTGATCACAGGctggaagaaaatgaagaagagagGGAGCGTGTTACTGCCAGTGGAGGTGAAGTAGGAAGGCTCAATATTTTTGGGGGCAATGAG GTTGGTCCCCTTCGCTGTTGGCCTGGTGGATTATGCCTTTCTAGGTCAATTGGCGACACAGATGTGGGAGAATACATTGTCCCAATACCCCATGTCAAGCAAGTGAAG CTTTCAAATGCTGGGGGAAGACTTATAATAGCTTCTGATGGCATCTGGGATGCTTTGTCATCTGATATGGCTGCCAagtcatgtcgaggattgcctGCAGAGCTTGCTGCAAAGCTGGTCGTTAAG GAGGCTCTGAGGTCAAGGGGACTGAAAGATGATACAACCTGCGTAGTTGTTGACATAATCCCTTCAGGCCATACTGTCTTGCCTCCACCACCAATTAAGAAACCAAACATGCTTGCTTCGCTTATCTTTGGGAAGAAAAATCAGAACTCCATGAACAAGACAAATAAACTTTCTGCTATCGGAGTTGTGGAGGAGTTGTTTGAAGAAGGTTCAGCAATGCTCGATGAAAG GTTGGGTAAGGATTCTCCTCTGAATGCTAATTCGGGGATTTTCCGTTGCGCAGTCTGCCAAGTGGATCAGCCCCAAGTTGAAGGTTTATCAGTAAACTCTGCGCCTTTCTTCTCCCCGGCATCAAAGCCATGGGAAGGCCCCTTCCTCTGCGCAAAGTGTCAGAACAAGAAAGACGCCATGGAAGGAAAAAGACTGACAAGACCCACAGTGGTCTTGTAG